The Temnothorax longispinosus isolate EJ_2023e chromosome 7, Tlon_JGU_v1, whole genome shotgun sequence genome contains a region encoding:
- the Mfe2 gene encoding peroxisomal multifunctional enzyme type 2 isoform X2, which translates to MWRNGNRIHFQTSVLGTEKPVVTGAYIDLLEVKMGVPRANPCSGKTDLQSDAIFAAISEQVKQNQDQAKKVNAVFLYNITIDGKQLSEWTLDLKNGEVHKGKPKSGKADATLTVEDKDMVEIALGKLNPQLAFMRGKLKITGNIMLTQKLKSLMETSKAKL; encoded by the exons ATGTGGCGCAACGGTAACAGAATACACTTCCAAACATCCGTCCTCGGGACTGAAAAACCGGTTGTTACAG GTGCTTACATTGATCTATTGGAAGTCAAAATGGGAGTGCCGCGAGCAAATCCGTGTTCCGGAAAGACAGATCTGCAGAGCGATGCTATATTTGCAGCTATCAGCGAACAAGTGAAACAGAATCAAGATCAAGCTAAGAAAGTTAATGCAGTCTTTCTTTACAATATTACCATCGACGGGAAACAATTATCAGAATGGA cTCTCGATTTGAAGAACGGTGAAGTGCATAAGGGAAAGCCTAAATCTGGGAAAGCAGACGCGACGCTAACTGTGGAAGATAAAGATATGGTTGAAATC GCACTGGGGAAATTAAATCCACAGTTGGCATTTATGCGtgggaaattaaaaataaccgGGAATATTATGCTCACGCAAAAACTTAAGAGTCTTATGGAAACTTCTAAAGCAAAGTTGTGa